In Limanda limanda chromosome 21, fLimLim1.1, whole genome shotgun sequence, a genomic segment contains:
- the LOC133028100 gene encoding interferon a3-like — protein sequence MLHRIFMVCLGLSVAGSALSCRWMDQKFKQLSESSLDLLEMMAHNSTNSTEDVEVSFPEDLYSQTSKAAAEDKLALTVQVLEEVVLLFEEDHSAASWDERRLEDFLNVMSRQADGLRSCIVSQSHKRKNKKLRMYFKRLSRHVLHQLDYSAESWELIRKEIKVHLMRSDLLLSSLLASN from the exons ATGCTCCACAGGATCTTCATGGTTTGTCTCGGTCTGAGCGTGGCAGGCTCGGCGCTGAGCTGCAGATGGATGGATCAGAAGTTCAAACAGCTCAGTGAGAGCTCTTTGGATCTACTAGAGATGATG gcTCATAACTCCACTAACTCCACTGAGGATGTTGAAGTGTCCTTCCCTGAGGATCTGTACAGTCAGACGTCCAAAGCAGCA gcTGAGGATAAACTTGCGCTCACGGTGCAGgttctggaggaggtggtgctgctgtttgaggaggacCACAGCGCTGCATCATGGGACGAGAGAAGACTGGAGGACTTCCTCAACGTCATGAGCCGACAGGCTGACGGCCTTCGCTCCTGT attgtGAGCCAAAGCCacaagaggaagaacaagaagCTGCGCATGTATTTCAAGAGACTGTCACGTCATGTCCTACATCAACTG GACTACTCTGCTGAATCCTGGGAACTGATCAGGAAGGAAATTAAAGTTCATCTCATGAGATCCGACCTGCTGCTTTCATCTCTGCTCGCCAGCAACTAG
- the LOC133028104 gene encoding interferon a3-like codes for MLHRIFMVCLGLSVAGSALSCRWMDQKFKQLSESSLDLLEMMAHNSTNSTEDVEVSFPEDLYSQTSKAAAEDKLALTVQVLEEVVLLFEEDHSAASWDERRLEDFLNVMSRQADGLRSCIVSQSHKRKNKKLRMYFKRLSRHVLHQLDYSAESWELIRKEIKVHLMRSDLLLSSLLASN; via the exons ATGCTCCACAGGATCTTCATGGTTTGTCTCGGTCTGAGCGTGGCAGGCTCGGCGCTGAGCTGCAGATGGATGGATCAGAAGTTCAAACAGCTCAGTGAGAGCTCTTTGGATCTACTAGAGATGATG gcTCATAACTCCACTAACTCCACTGAGGATGTTGAAGTGTCCTTCCCTGAGGATCTGTACAGTCAGACGTCCAAAGCAGCA gcTGAGGATAAACTTGCGCTCACGGTGCAGgttctggaggaggtggtgctgctgtttgaggaggacCACAGCGCTGCATCATGGGACGAGAGAAGACTGGAGGACTTCCTCAACGTCATGAGCCGACAGGCTGACGGCCTTCGCTCCTGT attgtGAGCCAAAGCCacaagaggaagaacaagaagCTGCGCATGTATTTCAAGAGACTGTCACGTCATGTCCTACATCAACTG GACTACTCTGCTGAATCCTGGGAACTGATCAGGAAGGAAATTAAAGTTCATCTCATGAGATCCGACctgctgctttcatctctaCTCGCCAGCAACTAG